A single window of Gossypium hirsutum isolate 1008001.06 chromosome A10, Gossypium_hirsutum_v2.1, whole genome shotgun sequence DNA harbors:
- the LOC107915073 gene encoding probable serine incorporator translates to MSGSGAAVEATVIQVSLSNSELVQRVEASFDAMNNVDCSEEKKKSLRARYLYGIIFLITNLTAWFIRDYGHTIFPPLYYKKACGVRGSDCFQTLGVLRVSLGCFIFFLLMFLTTFSTRKLYEACSKWHSGWWALKFFLLVVSMVVPFFLPPGFIQIYGEVARIGAGIFLLLQLVSVIEFIRWWNKYWASDEQSKQSCTIALFTSTVFYVASTCGIVSMYYFYAPRPSCSLNIFFITWTAILLIVMMAMSLHSKVNRGLLSSGIMAAYVVFLCWSAIRSEPADEKCNVQKPKNGHGDWTTILGFLIAIGAIVMATFSTGIDSKSFQFRKDEVKAEDDIRYNYGFFHIIFSLGATYFAMLFISWNLENSASEWSMDVGWTSTWVKIINEWFAASIYMWKLIAPVVKQQPKVMNNEESVQQINNSNSP, encoded by the exons ATGAGTGGGTCTGGTGCAGCAGTTGAAGCTACTGTGATACAAGTAAGTTTAAGCAACTCTGAGCTTGTTCAGCGAGTGGAGGCATCATTTGACGCAATGAACAATGTAGATTGTtctgaagaaaagaagaaatcacTCCGAGCCAGATACCTTTATGGCATCATCTTCTTGATTACTAATCTTACCGCCTGGTTCATTCGTGATTATGGCCACACTATTTTCCCTCCACTGTACT ATAAAAAAGCTTGTGGAGTCCGTGGAAGTGATTGTTTTCAAACATTAGGAGTTCTCCGTGTGAGTTTAGGGTGTTTT ATATTTTTCCTTCTCATGTTTCTTACTACATTTAGCACAAGAAAACTGTATGAAGCTTGCAGTAAATGGCACTCAGGATGGTGGGCACTAAAGTTTTTCCTATTGGTTGTGTCAATGGTGGTTCCATTCTTCCTTCCTCCAGGTTTTATTCAGATATATG GAGAAGTTGCTCGTATTGGTGCAGG GATTTTTCTCCTTCTGCAACTTGTAAGCGTGATCGAGTTTATCAGATGGTGGAATAAATATTGGGCATCTGATGAGCAAAGTAAACAAAG CTGCACCATTGCATTATTTACCTCAACAGTTTTTTACGTTGCTTCCACCTGTGGAATTGTGTCCATGTACTATTTTTATGCCCCAAGACCATCATGTTCTCTCAACATATTCTTCATTACATGGACTGCTATTCTGCTCATAGTGATGATGGCTATGTCCTTGCATTCAAAG GTTAATCGAGGTCTTTTATCTTCAGGAATTATGGCTGCTTATGTTGTTTTCCTCTGCTGGTCTGCTATTAGAAG TGAACCAGCTGATGAGAAATGCAATGTACAAAAGccaaaaaatggacatggtgatTGGACCACCATACTT GGGTTCCTGATTGCTATAGGTGCTATTGTCATGGCAACCTTTTCAACGGGGATTGATTCAAAATCATTTCAG TTTCGCAAAGATGAGGTGAAAGCCGAGGATGATATCCGTTATAACTACGGGTTTTTCCACATCATATTCTCCTTGGGAGCCACGTACTTTGCCATGTTATTCATCAGTTGGAACCTGGAAAACTCTGCAAGCGA ATGGAGCATGGATGTTGGGTGGACAAGCACTTGGGTGAAAATCATCAACGAGTGGTTTGCAGCCAGCATCTACA TGTGGAAGTTGATTGCCCCAGTTGTGAAGCAACAACCTAAAGTGATGAACAATGAGGAGTCGGTGCAGCAGATAAATAACTCAAACTCGCCATGA
- the LOC107915072 gene encoding dirigent protein 16: MSKRLASGCITMLIAAVYVVTCFAAVNPAEELILEFYMHDILGGSSPTARPITGLLGNIYSGQVPFAKPVGFLPPDGGLAIPNANGAIPTVNGITGLPLGTGLAGTAFSGNPNQNGNPQIPLGPDGLGLGFGTITVIDDILTASPDLGSQPIGKAQGVYVASSADGTTQMMAFTAMIEGGEYNDNLNFYGVYKIGSAMSHVSVTGGTGKFKNACGIAEVRPLIPPGQHVTDGAETLLRITVHLKY; the protein is encoded by the coding sequence ATGTCCAAGCGACTAGCCTCAGGTTGCATTACAATGCTGATTGCTGCTGTCTACGTGGTAACATGTTTTGCAGCAGTTAACCCCGCAGAAGAGCTCATCCTTGAGTTCTACATGCATGATATCCTAGGAGGAAGTAGCCCCACAGCTCGACCAATAACTGGCTTACTTGGAAACATCTACAGTGGTCAGGTACCTTTTGCTAAACCAGTGGGATTCCTGCCCCCAGATGGTGGACTTGCAATCCCCAATGCCAACGGTGCTATTCCTACTGTCAATGGCATCACTGGCCTCCCTTTAGGAACTGGCTTAGCTGGTACAGCTTTTTCCGGCAATCCAAACCAAAATGGCAACCCTCAGATCCCTCTAGGACCAGATGGCTTGGGACTTGGCTTTGGAACAATCACCGTCATCGATGACATACTCACTGCCAGCCCCGACTTAGGGTCACAGCCAATAGGGAAAGCTCAAGGAGTTTATGTAGCCAGTTCAGCAGATGGAACAACCCAAATGATGGCATTCACAGCTATGATCGAAGGCGGAGAATACAACGACAACCTCAACTTCTACGGAGTTTACAAGATCGGAAGCGCCATGTCACATGTATCAGTCACTGGTGGAACCGGCAAGTTTAAGAATGCTTGTGGAATTGCTGAGGTTCGACCACTTATACCACCTGGCCAACATGTCACTGATGGCGCTGAGACATTGCTCAGGATCACTGTCCATCTTAAATACTAA
- the LOC121208368 gene encoding hydroxyethylthiazole kinase has product MEDGEQREWGAKAWTYLSSVRSLSPLIQCITNFVSMDLTANTLLSAGASPAMLHSPNESPDFTPQVNALYINVGTLSDNWLPAMELAAQLASKLNKPWVLDPVAAGASRFRLKACLDLISLKPTVIRGNASEIIALAKASFASTKGVDSSHDSTDAVEAAKSLANSSGAVVAVLGAVDFVTDGNRIVGARNGVPMMQKITATGCAFTALIAAFVAIDPSHAMETTASALAVFGVAGELGMETARGPASLRTYLIDSLHGLDQTAVISGVKITAI; this is encoded by the coding sequence ATGGAAGACGGCGAACAGAGAGAGTGGGGTGCAAAGGCGTGGACCTACCTCAGCTCAGTCCGCTCTCTATCACCGTTAATCCAGTGCATCACTAACTTTGTCTCCATGGATCTAACGGCCAACACTCTCTTATCCGCAGGTGCCTCTCCTGCCATGCTCCATTCTCCCAACGAATCCCCAGATTTCACCCCTCAAGTCAACGCTCTCTACATCAACGTAGGAACTCTCTCCGACAACTGGTTACCGGCTATGGAACTCGCCGCCCAGTTGGCTTCCAAGTTGAATAAACCCTGGGTCCTCGACCCTGTCGCTGCCGGTGCCTCCCGTTTTCGGTTGAAGGCGTGTTTGGATCTTATCTCGCTTAAGCCTACCGTTATCAGAGGCAACGCCTCCGAAATCATTGCCTTGGCTAAAGCTTCCTTTGCTTCCACCAAAGGCGTAGATAGTTCTCACGATTCAACAGACGCCGTCGAAGCCGCCAAATCCTTGGCTAATTCCAGCGGTGCCGTGGTGGCGGTGTTGGGGGCAGTCGATTTTGTCACCGATGGGAATCGAATCGTCGGAGCTCGAAACGGCGTGCCGATGATGCAAAAGATCACTGCCACGGGATGCGCTTTCACCGCCTTGATCGCCGCTTTTGTCGCGATTGATCCGTCGCATGCTATGGAAACAACAGCTTCTGCGTTGGCCGTTTTTGGCGTCGCCGGAGAGCTGGGGATGGAGACGGCGAGAGGCCCGGCTTCGTTGCGGACGTACTTGATTGATTCTCTTCACGGACTTGATCAAACTGCTGTAATTTCTGGTGTTAAAATCACTGCCATATAA